One window of Chloroflexus aggregans DSM 9485 genomic DNA carries:
- a CDS encoding DJ-1/PfpI family protein: MAKKILFLVGDYVEDYEVMVPFQALAALGYQVHAVCPGKKAGEFVRTAVHDFEGDQTYSEKRGHNFVLNKTFDEVNEHEYDALVIPGGRAPEYIRLNPRVLEIARHFFTANKPVAAICHGLQVLAAAGVLNGRRCTAYAAVGPDLPLIGAEYHELPVDQAITDGNLVTAPAWPAHPAWLAQFLKVLGAKIEIEPQTEPVAV, from the coding sequence ATGGCGAAGAAAATCCTCTTCCTCGTCGGCGATTATGTCGAAGATTACGAGGTCATGGTGCCGTTCCAAGCACTTGCCGCTCTCGGCTATCAGGTGCATGCCGTTTGTCCCGGTAAGAAAGCCGGCGAATTCGTCCGCACGGCAGTTCACGATTTTGAAGGCGATCAGACCTACAGTGAGAAGCGGGGGCACAACTTTGTCCTTAACAAGACCTTTGATGAGGTGAACGAACACGAATACGATGCTCTGGTCATTCCTGGTGGTCGCGCACCGGAATATATTCGACTCAACCCCCGCGTGCTCGAAATTGCCCGCCACTTTTTCACCGCCAATAAGCCGGTGGCAGCGATCTGTCACGGTTTACAAGTACTGGCAGCGGCCGGTGTCTTGAACGGTCGTCGCTGCACCGCGTATGCAGCAGTCGGCCCCGATCTGCCGTTAATCGGCGCTGAGTATCACGAACTTCCCGTCGATCAGGCGATCACCGACGGCAATTTGGTCACTGCACCGGCATGGCCGGCACACCCGGCATGGCTGGCGCAGTTCCTGAAGGTGTTGGGGGCTAAGATCGAGATTGAGCCGCAAACTGAGCCGGTCGCTGTATAG
- a CDS encoding VWA domain-containing protein, translated as MPYISFIYPEALWLLIIPVVMIAVALLGPRRLSPMRFWGSLIVRTLIAVFLVFAFAGIQFIRPVDRLTTVFLLDGSDSMPASTRAQAEAFIRAALQEMPPDDQAAIVVFGGNALVERAPDSDRRLGRITSIPITNRTNIEAAIQLGMALFPADSQKRLVLLSDGGENSGRAIDVARLAASRGIPIDIVDLALVETDAEALVASVEAPNGVRDGQEALIVATVESTVAQRATVRLIDDVGVVAERELDLGPGATRVEFVVPIKGSGFQRYRVQVEAAQDGRVQNNEAAALIRVQGPPRVLLVARNAADARPLATALTAADIVAEIIAPEAAPRSLADLSAYDALVLVNTPARALPVGLMQAIPGYVRDLGRGLLMIGGEESFGVGGYGRTAVEEALPVYMDVRNRELRPDLAIVFVIDKSGSMDACHCANPDRGGPITSSSERKIDIAKDAVAQATALLSPQDTVGVVTFDGAAFPTFVATRGATVEQVMDAVSGVEPRGPTNIRAGLLRAEEMLQQVDARIKHMILLTDGWGSGGDQLDIAARLREQGITLTVVAAGSGSATYLQQLAAEGGGRYYPAADMADVPQIFVQETITAIGNYIVEQPFVPVRYSNSPILAGINAVPPLYGYNGSTLKDTAQLILATEDQQPILATWQYGLGRSAAWLSDTKGKWARDWLTWDGFPRFAAQLIGDLTPRGGSDVRAEVTVAGGETVVRLMTAAGQNDLTVTATLIGGDGSRHEVRLTQVAPNQYQARLESPVPGTYLVQIAGNRGDRVVVQETAGMVVPYSSEYRSAQANPGLLAELANVTKGRFIEQPTEVFSRINLVFSAQEIALPLLLLALILLPFDIALRRLMLRRSDFGVLGRLAGRFQPAGSVPVAPDPVLGRLRSARDQARRRMAGEQQPLTPPPAVPSLSTSPSHPVDPSKTETADALARLRAAKERARRRITGDDNDGGGTTS; from the coding sequence ATGCCCTATATCTCGTTCATCTACCCCGAAGCGTTGTGGTTACTCATCATACCGGTTGTGATGATTGCGGTCGCGCTGTTAGGCCCGCGCCGCTTATCACCAATGCGGTTCTGGGGTAGCTTGATCGTGCGTACCCTCATAGCGGTATTCCTGGTGTTTGCCTTCGCAGGTATTCAATTTATCCGCCCGGTTGATCGGCTCACAACGGTTTTTTTACTCGATGGCAGTGACTCAATGCCGGCATCGACCCGTGCTCAGGCCGAAGCCTTTATCCGTGCGGCGTTGCAAGAGATGCCGCCGGACGATCAAGCGGCAATCGTTGTCTTCGGTGGTAATGCCTTGGTTGAACGAGCACCCGATAGTGATCGGCGATTAGGGCGCATTACTTCGATTCCCATCACCAACCGTACCAACATTGAAGCCGCTATCCAACTGGGCATGGCATTATTCCCCGCCGACTCGCAAAAGCGGCTCGTGTTACTCTCCGATGGTGGCGAAAATAGTGGGCGGGCGATTGATGTGGCCCGTTTGGCGGCCAGTCGTGGTATTCCTATTGATATTGTCGATCTGGCCCTCGTAGAGACCGACGCAGAAGCATTGGTTGCCAGCGTTGAAGCACCGAATGGTGTCCGCGATGGTCAAGAGGCGTTGATCGTGGCAACTGTCGAGAGCACGGTAGCGCAGCGTGCAACGGTACGCCTGATCGATGATGTCGGGGTCGTCGCGGAACGTGAACTCGATCTCGGACCCGGTGCGACACGGGTTGAATTCGTGGTTCCGATTAAGGGGAGTGGTTTCCAACGCTATCGGGTGCAAGTGGAGGCTGCGCAAGATGGGCGGGTACAGAATAATGAAGCAGCAGCCTTGATCCGAGTTCAAGGGCCGCCGCGCGTCTTGTTGGTGGCACGCAACGCCGCCGATGCTCGTCCGTTAGCGACGGCGCTTACTGCGGCTGATATTGTGGCCGAGATTATTGCGCCGGAGGCTGCCCCGCGTTCGTTGGCCGATCTCAGCGCCTACGATGCGTTGGTATTGGTAAATACACCTGCTCGGGCATTGCCGGTTGGGCTGATGCAGGCTATCCCCGGTTATGTGCGCGATCTCGGTCGTGGTTTGTTGATGATCGGTGGGGAAGAAAGTTTTGGCGTCGGTGGCTATGGTCGTACTGCGGTCGAAGAGGCATTGCCGGTCTATATGGACGTTCGCAACCGTGAGCTACGGCCCGATCTGGCAATTGTGTTTGTGATCGATAAGTCAGGCTCGATGGATGCTTGTCATTGTGCCAATCCCGATCGCGGCGGCCCCATTACCTCTTCGAGCGAGCGAAAAATTGATATTGCGAAAGATGCGGTTGCGCAAGCGACGGCATTGCTCAGTCCACAAGATACGGTTGGGGTGGTGACGTTCGACGGTGCTGCTTTTCCAACGTTTGTCGCTACACGCGGGGCGACTGTTGAACAAGTGATGGATGCAGTGTCCGGCGTTGAGCCGCGCGGACCGACCAATATTCGCGCCGGTCTGCTGCGCGCCGAAGAGATGCTCCAGCAGGTCGATGCTCGCATTAAGCATATGATTTTGCTGACCGATGGTTGGGGGAGCGGTGGTGATCAGCTCGATATTGCGGCTCGTCTGCGTGAGCAGGGAATTACATTGACTGTTGTAGCAGCGGGAAGTGGTTCGGCGACCTATCTGCAACAGTTGGCGGCTGAAGGTGGTGGTCGTTATTATCCGGCGGCTGATATGGCCGATGTACCGCAAATTTTCGTCCAAGAGACCATTACGGCGATTGGTAATTACATCGTTGAGCAGCCATTTGTGCCGGTACGCTACAGTAACAGCCCTATTTTGGCCGGAATTAACGCAGTGCCACCACTCTACGGTTACAACGGCAGCACGCTCAAAGATACTGCGCAGTTAATCCTGGCGACCGAAGATCAGCAACCAATACTGGCAACCTGGCAGTATGGTTTGGGGCGCAGTGCGGCCTGGCTTAGCGATACCAAAGGCAAGTGGGCGCGTGATTGGTTGACATGGGACGGATTTCCACGGTTCGCCGCTCAGTTAATCGGGGATCTGACACCACGTGGTGGTTCAGATGTCCGCGCCGAGGTGACGGTTGCCGGTGGGGAGACGGTGGTGCGACTGATGACGGCGGCCGGGCAAAATGATTTGACGGTGACGGCTACACTGATCGGTGGTGATGGTTCGCGTCATGAAGTGCGTTTGACGCAGGTTGCACCAAACCAGTATCAAGCGCGGCTAGAAAGCCCCGTACCCGGCACGTATTTAGTGCAAATTGCCGGCAATCGCGGCGATCGGGTGGTCGTCCAAGAGACGGCCGGAATGGTTGTGCCGTATTCTTCGGAATATCGCAGTGCTCAAGCCAACCCCGGCCTATTGGCCGAACTGGCGAATGTGACCAAAGGTCGGTTTATTGAACAACCGACTGAGGTGTTCAGTCGGATCAATCTGGTTTTCTCGGCACAAGAGATTGCGTTGCCGCTTCTCCTATTGGCGTTGATCCTGTTGCCCTTCGATATCGCCTTGCGTCGGCTGATGTTGCGGCGGAGCGATTTTGGCGTGCTCGGTCGATTAGCCGGACGCTTCCAACCGGCCGGATCAGTGCCGGTTGCGCCTGATCCGGTGCTTGGACGATTGCGGTCTGCTCGTGATCAGGCTCGCCGCCGGATGGCCGGAGAGCAGCAACCGCTTACGCCACCCCCGGCGGTTCCTTCGTTATCTACCTCACCGTCTCATCCGGTAGACCCTTCAAAGACGGAGACTGCAGACGCGCTGGCGCGCTTGCGGGCTGCCAAAGAGCGTGCGCGTCGCCGAATCACCGGCGATGACAATGACGGAGGGGGAACTACCTCGTAA
- a CDS encoding 3'-5' exonuclease, translating into MSKYHLITPPAFLSELLGLPDKVRKALTQKVKILERDPISAQGDAKKLKNSNPPLYRVRIGEYRLIYTFDSGWVQLIAIRKRDDQTYQRDFGQIDLPDHAPPSLVDPDTIDALLTTPTQSATLPPLAGDSSSRQPQLLPRRLTAEDLRHWHITEQYWSSLLAVQTEEDLLSAPVPQQIIERVLDILYPRNIDDILHQPRFLLNEAEDLDRFVAGELTDFLLMLDPDQQRLATTSIDHPVLVRGGPGTGKSIIALYRVKHLVEQGITPILFTTFTNTLTAYSTQLLERLLGSDPATKGVEVATVDSLIVRHYTRAYGPPNFATDNEQREALEQALLNTPMPGVNERDRQRRREVLQLLGIDYLRDEFIHVIEHWGLTDQVAYLTQSRTGRRLPLRPPIREAVWAVYETWRAILAQTGKTTWGYVRQQALALARQQATHPYRAIVIDEAQDLSPVALRYLLACVESPTAIYLTADAAQSLYQRGFAWQQIDTMLQVRGRSYVLRRNYRNTAQIATACAAILGQSNDQPAIDAVHEGPRPVVRFCRSVSEEAIAIRDFLMTAARRWRLPIHAGAVLCHSRQVAQQICDELQKIGLSAELTEKKQIDLRKPVVKVMTIHSAKGLEFPFVAVLRLAQDHLPHSFEHLPPEERDEMIEQERRLFYVGCSRAMRALLVCADADQPSPFVLDLPNELWQWEEK; encoded by the coding sequence ATGAGCAAATACCATCTGATCACTCCACCAGCTTTCTTGAGCGAGTTGCTTGGGTTGCCGGATAAAGTGCGAAAGGCGCTGACCCAAAAGGTAAAGATTCTTGAGCGAGACCCGATTTCAGCACAAGGTGATGCCAAAAAGCTCAAAAATAGTAATCCGCCGCTGTATCGGGTCAGAATTGGTGAGTATCGATTGATTTACACCTTTGACTCAGGATGGGTGCAGCTTATTGCTATTCGTAAACGGGATGATCAGACGTATCAACGCGATTTCGGGCAGATCGACCTTCCCGATCACGCCCCACCGTCGTTGGTCGATCCCGATACGATTGATGCACTCCTTACAACCCCTACGCAGTCGGCAACCCTTCCTCCTTTGGCCGGCGATTCGTCTTCCAGACAGCCACAATTGCTCCCACGTCGTTTAACCGCCGAGGATTTACGTCATTGGCACATTACCGAGCAGTATTGGTCAAGCCTTCTAGCCGTACAAACCGAAGAAGACCTCCTCTCGGCTCCTGTACCACAGCAGATTATTGAGCGGGTATTGGATATTCTCTACCCGCGCAATATCGACGACATTTTGCATCAGCCACGTTTTCTCCTCAACGAAGCGGAAGATCTCGACCGGTTTGTTGCCGGTGAGCTGACCGACTTTTTACTCATGCTCGATCCCGACCAGCAACGCTTAGCCACTACCTCCATTGATCACCCTGTACTGGTGCGTGGTGGACCGGGAACCGGTAAGTCTATCATTGCGCTGTATCGGGTCAAGCATCTCGTTGAGCAAGGTATCACGCCGATACTATTTACAACGTTTACGAATACATTGACAGCCTATTCAACCCAACTGCTCGAACGCCTGCTTGGTAGCGATCCGGCCACAAAAGGGGTGGAAGTCGCGACCGTCGATAGCCTGATCGTCCGTCACTATACGCGCGCATACGGCCCACCGAACTTTGCCACCGATAATGAGCAACGGGAAGCATTAGAACAGGCACTCCTCAATACACCAATGCCCGGAGTGAATGAACGTGACCGTCAACGTCGGCGTGAGGTATTGCAGTTGCTCGGTATCGATTACCTGCGTGATGAGTTCATCCACGTTATTGAGCACTGGGGATTGACCGATCAGGTAGCTTACCTGACTCAATCACGCACAGGACGGCGCTTACCGTTGCGTCCACCGATCCGCGAGGCAGTCTGGGCGGTGTATGAGACGTGGCGTGCTATCTTGGCCCAGACCGGAAAGACCACGTGGGGGTATGTGCGGCAACAAGCACTGGCGTTAGCCCGGCAGCAAGCCACGCACCCATACCGTGCGATTGTGATCGATGAAGCACAAGATTTATCACCGGTCGCGCTGCGCTACCTATTGGCCTGTGTCGAGTCACCCACTGCGATCTATCTAACGGCAGATGCTGCGCAGTCGTTGTACCAACGCGGTTTTGCGTGGCAACAGATCGATACCATGTTGCAAGTACGCGGACGGAGCTATGTCTTGCGTCGCAATTATCGTAATACGGCCCAAATTGCAACGGCGTGCGCTGCTATTCTCGGTCAAAGCAACGACCAACCAGCGATCGATGCCGTCCACGAAGGTCCCCGTCCGGTCGTGCGATTTTGCCGCTCCGTTAGCGAAGAGGCTATCGCCATCCGCGATTTCTTGATGACTGCAGCCCGCCGGTGGCGCTTGCCCATTCACGCCGGTGCCGTACTCTGTCATAGCCGGCAGGTAGCCCAGCAGATCTGTGATGAATTACAAAAGATCGGGTTGTCGGCAGAACTTACCGAAAAGAAGCAGATCGATCTCCGCAAGCCGGTGGTGAAGGTAATGACCATCCATTCGGCCAAGGGGCTTGAGTTTCCATTTGTGGCGGTGCTGCGGTTAGCGCAAGACCATTTGCCGCATAGTTTCGAGCATCTACCACCCGAAGAACGTGACGAGATGATCGAACAGGAGCGTCGCCTGTTCTATGTCGGATGTAGCCGTGCAATGCGCGCACTCCTGGTATGCGCCGATGCCGATCAACCGTCACCGTTTGTGCTCGATTTGCCGAATGAACTTTGGCAGTGGGAAGAAAAATAG
- a CDS encoding DUF5667 domain-containing protein: protein MMDESLETILNDCIDALAAGDSLETVLARYPQEAATLRPLLITAASLFELEFNPSTAAELASRRSFLQQAVNSRSRVIFWQRFALIAASIVIAFVLAGGGLVWASQSTLPGDPLYRVKRAVERIQLSLNNNNEQLKTSLEERRRREVIALLEQRREVEVVFQGKLQQLAPNRWVVSDIPLHIEQNTSVQGQLVAGVEVEITGRTVDGAVRVETITVVAEEDDQGSSSTTPQPSPTTALATNTPAPSHTATLQPTPTRTNTPTATVTPSPMVTPTATPPPPTATPPPPPTATPPPPPTATPPPPTATPSPLPTATPPPPPTATPPPPPTATPSPPPTATPPPPPTATPPPPTATPSPPPPSPTATPPGDDDDDDDDDDDHGDN, encoded by the coding sequence ATGATGGACGAATCATTGGAGACCATTCTGAATGATTGTATTGATGCACTTGCGGCGGGTGATTCACTAGAAACCGTCCTTGCACGTTATCCGCAAGAGGCTGCAACTCTCCGCCCGTTGCTGATCACGGCTGCGTCACTCTTCGAACTTGAGTTTAATCCGTCAACTGCAGCGGAGCTCGCTTCACGTCGTTCGTTCTTGCAACAGGCGGTGAATTCTCGTTCACGAGTGATCTTCTGGCAGCGCTTTGCCCTCATTGCCGCAAGTATCGTTATTGCCTTCGTGTTGGCAGGCGGTGGACTGGTATGGGCATCGCAGAGCACTTTACCCGGTGATCCACTCTATCGGGTCAAACGCGCCGTTGAACGAATTCAGCTATCGCTGAACAATAATAACGAGCAACTCAAAACTAGTCTCGAAGAGCGCCGTCGCCGTGAAGTTATCGCCTTACTTGAACAACGACGTGAAGTAGAAGTAGTCTTCCAAGGCAAGCTCCAACAGTTGGCGCCTAACCGTTGGGTAGTTAGTGACATCCCGTTGCATATCGAACAAAACACCTCAGTTCAAGGTCAGCTCGTGGCCGGTGTCGAAGTTGAAATTACCGGTCGAACCGTTGATGGAGCTGTCCGCGTAGAGACCATTACCGTCGTAGCGGAGGAAGACGATCAGGGGAGTAGCAGTACTACGCCACAGCCTTCACCAACAACCGCTCTTGCCACCAACACTCCTGCACCAAGCCACACTGCTACCCTACAACCTACTCCGACTCGTACCAATACGCCAACGGCAACTGTTACGCCATCACCTATGGTGACGCCTACGGCCACGCCGCCGCCGCCCACGGCCACGCCGCCGCCGCCACCCACGGCCACGCCGCCGCCGCCACCCACGGCCACGCCGCCGCCACCCACGGCCACGCCGTCACCGCTACCCACGGCCACGCCGCCGCCGCCACCCACGGCCACGCCGCCGCCGCCACCCACGGCCACGCCGTCACCGCCACCCACGGCCACGCCGCCGCCGCCACCCACGGCCACGCCGCCGCCACCCACGGCCACGCCATCACCACCACCACCGTCGCCTACGGCTACGCCACCGGGTGACGACGATGACGACGATGACGACGATGACGACCATGGCGATAATTAA
- a CDS encoding ECF subfamily RNA polymerase sigma factor, BldN family: MLDDAELLRRAYELDTDALAAIHDAYYRPIYRYIAFRVDDHHLCEDLVSEVFTRLLTALRERKAPQTSLRGWLFGVASNVVSDHFRRNYRNPHTTLDEKMVSREPSPDELAERAVMNEELRRAINQLTDDQRHVLALRFGQRMPIQEVARLLGKTEGAVKQLQLRALANLARLMAPGVGE, translated from the coding sequence GTGCTCGACGATGCAGAACTGCTACGCCGGGCTTACGAGTTGGATACAGATGCGTTAGCAGCGATTCACGACGCCTACTACCGGCCAATTTATCGCTACATCGCATTTCGGGTGGATGACCACCACCTTTGTGAAGATCTGGTGAGCGAGGTATTTACCCGTCTCCTAACCGCATTACGCGAACGCAAAGCACCACAAACGAGTTTACGTGGATGGCTATTTGGAGTGGCTTCCAATGTCGTTAGCGACCACTTTCGGCGCAATTATCGCAATCCGCACACGACCCTTGACGAAAAGATGGTAAGTCGCGAACCTTCGCCGGATGAGCTTGCTGAACGAGCTGTTATGAATGAAGAACTCCGTCGAGCTATCAATCAGCTCACCGATGATCAGCGACACGTCTTGGCTCTCCGTTTCGGTCAGCGCATGCCGATACAAGAGGTTGCCCGTCTGCTCGGTAAGACAGAAGGAGCAGTTAAACAATTACAACTACGTGCGCTGGCAAACTTAGCACGGCTGATGGCGCCGGGGGTGGGAGAATGA